One Vibrio campbellii CAIM 519 = NBRC 15631 = ATCC 25920 genomic window carries:
- a CDS encoding bifunctional 4-hydroxy-2-oxoglutarate aldolase/2-dehydro-3-deoxy-phosphogluconate aldolase, whose amino-acid sequence MTTLEQRLREIKIVPVIAINDVAHALPLAKVLVENGLPCAEVTFRTEAAAESIRIMREAYPELLIGAGTVLTTEQVDIAIEAGVDFIVSPGFNPTTVKYCQQRNVTIVPGVNNPSLVEQAMEMGLRTLKFFPAEPSGGVNMLKALTAVYPVEFMPTGGVSPSNVEDYLALKSVVACGGTWIVPTAMMDNGDWEGIAELVRAVK is encoded by the coding sequence ATGACAACACTTGAACAACGATTAAGAGAAATCAAAATCGTCCCAGTTATCGCAATCAACGATGTAGCACACGCTCTGCCACTGGCAAAAGTGTTGGTAGAAAACGGTTTACCATGTGCGGAAGTAACATTCCGTACTGAAGCGGCGGCTGAGTCGATCCGCATCATGCGTGAAGCGTACCCAGAGCTGCTGATCGGTGCTGGTACAGTACTGACAACAGAGCAAGTGGACATCGCGATTGAAGCCGGTGTGGACTTTATCGTGAGCCCTGGCTTCAACCCAACGACAGTGAAATACTGTCAGCAACGCAACGTGACAATCGTACCGGGTGTGAACAACCCAAGCTTGGTTGAGCAAGCGATGGAAATGGGTCTACGTACCCTGAAGTTCTTCCCTGCTGAGCCATCTGGCGGCGTAAACATGCTTAAAGCACTAACGGCGGTTTACCCAGTGGAATTCATGCCAACAGGTGGTGTAAGCCCATCTAACGTGGAAGATTACCTAGCGCTGAAATCAGTTGTCGCTTGTGGTGGTACTTGGATAGTGCCAACCGCAATGATGGACAACGGCGATTGGGAAGGTATTGCTGAATTGGTTCGCGCAGTTAAGTAA
- the gorA gene encoding glutathione-disulfide reductase, whose translation MATHFDYICIGGGSGGIASANRAAMYGAKVALIEAQDLGGTCVNVGCVPKKVMWHGAQVAEAMNLYAEDYGFDVDVKGFDWSKLVESRQAYIGRIHQSYDRVLGNNKVNVIKGFAKFVDEKTVEVNGEHYTADHILIAVGGRPTIPNIPGAEYGIDSNGFFELAEQPKRVAVIGAGYIAVEIAGVLHALGTETHLFVRKESPLRSFDPMIIETLVEVMDAEGPTLHTHSVPKEVVKEADGSLTLHLENGESQNVDTLIWAIGRHPATDAINLASTGVATNDRGYIKVDEYQETNVKGIYCVGDIMEGGIELTPVAVKAGRQLSERLFNNKPNAKMDYDLVPTVVFSHPPIGTIGLTTQEAEEKYGKDNIKVYTSGFTAMYTAVTKHRQPCKMKLVCAGEEETVVGLHGIGFTVDEMIQGFGVAMKMGATKADFDSVVAIHPTGSEEFVTMR comes from the coding sequence ATGGCGACTCATTTTGATTATATCTGTATCGGCGGCGGCAGCGGCGGTATCGCATCAGCAAACCGTGCGGCAATGTACGGTGCTAAAGTAGCGCTTATCGAAGCTCAAGACCTTGGCGGTACCTGTGTAAACGTTGGTTGTGTGCCTAAGAAAGTGATGTGGCACGGTGCGCAAGTTGCAGAAGCAATGAACCTGTACGCAGAAGACTACGGCTTCGATGTAGATGTAAAAGGTTTCGACTGGAGCAAACTGGTTGAGAGTCGTCAGGCTTACATTGGTCGTATCCACCAATCTTACGACCGCGTTCTTGGCAACAACAAAGTAAACGTTATCAAAGGCTTTGCTAAGTTTGTTGACGAGAAAACGGTTGAAGTAAACGGTGAACACTACACAGCAGATCACATCCTGATCGCAGTAGGTGGTCGTCCAACGATTCCAAACATCCCAGGCGCAGAATACGGCATCGATTCAAACGGCTTCTTCGAGCTTGCTGAGCAACCAAAACGCGTTGCAGTGATCGGTGCAGGTTACATCGCGGTAGAAATCGCTGGCGTACTGCATGCACTTGGCACAGAAACACACCTATTCGTTCGTAAAGAATCACCACTACGTAGCTTCGATCCAATGATCATCGAAACGCTAGTAGAAGTGATGGACGCAGAAGGTCCAACTCTGCACACCCACTCTGTTCCAAAAGAAGTGGTAAAAGAAGCAGACGGAAGCCTAACTCTGCACCTAGAAAACGGTGAGAGCCAAAACGTTGATACCCTAATCTGGGCAATCGGTCGTCACCCAGCAACTGACGCTATCAACCTAGCATCAACTGGCGTTGCAACGAACGATCGTGGCTACATCAAGGTAGACGAGTACCAAGAAACGAACGTGAAAGGTATCTACTGTGTAGGTGACATCATGGAAGGCGGTATCGAGCTAACACCAGTGGCTGTTAAAGCGGGTCGTCAACTTTCTGAGCGTCTGTTCAACAACAAACCAAACGCGAAGATGGACTACGATTTGGTACCAACTGTGGTATTTAGCCACCCACCAATCGGCACTATCGGTCTAACGACTCAAGAAGCAGAGGAGAAGTACGGCAAAGACAACATCAAAGTCTACACCTCTGGCTTCACTGCGATGTACACAGCGGTTACTAAGCACCGTCAACCATGTAAGATGAAGCTAGTGTGTGCTGGCGAAGAAGAAACGGTTGTTGGTCTACACGGCATCGGCTTTACCGTTGATGAAATGATTCAAGGCTTCGGTGTAGCAATGAAGATGGGCGCAACCAAAGCAGACTTCGACTCTGTTGTGGCTATCCACCCAACAGGCTCAGAAGAGTTCGTGACGATGCGTTAA
- the asnC gene encoding transcriptional regulator AsnC, giving the protein MNASLPKLDDLDRAILKTLMADARKPYAEMAKQFNVSPATIHVRIEKMKAADIIEGTEVIVNTKKLGYDVCCFIGINLNAARDYHSALEKLNALDEVVEAYYTTGAYNIFVKLMCKSIEELQFVLIDKLQAIDEVQSTETLISLQNPINRSVNP; this is encoded by the coding sequence ATGAATGCGAGCCTGCCTAAACTCGACGACCTCGATCGCGCTATTCTCAAAACTCTGATGGCGGATGCGCGTAAGCCTTACGCGGAAATGGCAAAACAATTTAATGTAAGCCCAGCGACCATCCACGTTCGTATCGAGAAAATGAAAGCGGCAGACATCATCGAAGGTACTGAGGTAATCGTCAATACTAAAAAGCTAGGATATGACGTATGTTGCTTTATTGGCATCAACTTGAATGCCGCGCGTGACTATCATTCAGCGCTAGAAAAGCTCAATGCCCTCGATGAAGTGGTGGAAGCTTACTACACCACGGGCGCGTACAACATATTCGTCAAATTGATGTGCAAATCGATTGAAGAACTGCAATTTGTCTTGATTGATAAGCTTCAAGCGATCGATGAAGTGCAGTCCACTGAAACGCTAATTTCACTGCAAAACCCGATCAATCGCAGCGTAAATCCATAA
- a CDS encoding serine/threonine-protein kinase, producing the protein MPLISSETQIYYHLLDLDDSQKQQYLDELQQSQPELYLQVAPLLASESEEEQLTQLLGFGASLATTKEVDLTGEVISKYRLTHELGRGGMGVVYAALRADETFEQDLAIKFIQANLSNVLGKRALFDEAQLLARLNHPYIAKVFDGGLHGGSVYIVMERVFGQTLDSYLLLTPMKENDKLLLFKQICLAMEHAHQHQVLHADLKPENILIDRNKRPKLLDFNLTQKVQSSSDDASPALIAFSEKYASPEQQAGAFLTEQSDVYSLGKILALMFPDQPMWSDIYWVVRRATRTKAKQRYLNVRALRQDIECILERRPIEQKKHWPLYSTLRLVQRRPLPSVLSAILVLSGLLFGNTLIQKNIQLKQEKKIAEDIMYEVTRLVFHAKGQNVEQMSVSAMMELTRRRILSNPDIPKHIKQKMLLAMMTPVPEKHLTKSISCQPNCAPKDRTQQ; encoded by the coding sequence GTGCCGTTAATCTCCAGCGAAACCCAGATTTACTATCACCTGCTTGATCTGGACGACTCTCAGAAGCAGCAATACCTCGACGAATTGCAGCAGAGTCAACCTGAGCTGTATCTCCAAGTCGCCCCTCTTTTAGCCAGCGAAAGTGAAGAAGAACAACTGACACAGTTGCTCGGCTTCGGTGCTAGCTTGGCGACCACAAAAGAGGTCGATCTCACGGGGGAAGTGATCAGCAAGTACCGTCTTACCCACGAGTTAGGTCGTGGAGGCATGGGGGTGGTATATGCGGCATTGCGCGCTGACGAGACGTTTGAACAAGATCTGGCGATCAAGTTCATCCAAGCCAATCTCAGTAATGTTTTGGGCAAACGCGCGCTGTTTGATGAAGCCCAGCTCCTGGCTCGTTTGAACCACCCTTACATTGCCAAAGTGTTTGATGGCGGCTTGCACGGCGGCTCGGTTTATATCGTGATGGAGCGCGTTTTTGGTCAGACTCTAGACTCCTATTTGTTGCTCACGCCAATGAAAGAGAACGACAAATTGTTGCTGTTCAAGCAGATTTGTTTGGCAATGGAACACGCCCACCAGCATCAAGTTCTACATGCGGACCTCAAACCAGAAAACATCCTGATTGATCGCAATAAACGACCAAAACTGCTCGATTTCAACCTGACACAAAAGGTGCAATCAAGCAGTGATGATGCGTCTCCAGCATTGATCGCCTTCAGTGAGAAATACGCCAGCCCAGAACAACAAGCCGGAGCATTTTTGACTGAGCAAAGTGATGTGTATTCACTGGGTAAGATTCTGGCGCTGATGTTTCCTGATCAGCCAATGTGGTCAGATATTTATTGGGTGGTGAGACGCGCGACGCGGACCAAAGCGAAACAGCGCTACCTCAATGTTCGCGCGCTGCGCCAAGATATTGAATGCATTTTGGAGCGACGCCCAATTGAGCAAAAGAAGCACTGGCCGCTGTACAGCACGCTTCGTTTAGTACAACGCCGACCGCTGCCATCGGTGTTGTCCGCAATCTTAGTGTTATCTGGCTTGCTGTTTGGTAATACGCTGATTCAAAAGAACATACAACTGAAGCAAGAGAAGAAGATTGCAGAAGACATCATGTACGAAGTCACGCGCCTTGTCTTTCATGCCAAGGGGCAAAACGTCGAGCAAATGTCCGTCAGTGCCATGATGGAGCTGACACGCAGGCGAATTCTGTCTAACCCAGATATTCCCAAACACATAAAACAAAAAATGTTGTTGGCGATGATGACGCCGGTGCCAGAGAAGCACCTCACTAAATCAATAAGTTGTCAGCCAAATTGTGCTCCAAAGGACCGCACTCAACAGTAA
- a CDS encoding EAL domain-containing protein, with translation MPLFLFFIALIFSAVATAQEQKVLVVHSYHQGFFWTDSIQRGFAQQLEGHPLDIRILYLDSKRSQSQQFFNQLESLYRTKLSEEHFDAIVVSDNNALSLMQRLSDVLENTPVIFSGINNYDPSLHRGLKATGVIEDVDLLANLALIERLHPKHKQILVVSDHSVTGSALRAQIENFLDNNPIYRDKVRHFVPDSVETLKQKVSKMNIDNVVLFWTYYRDIHGNIATDKDWRDINQASNAPVFMVHDVGLGHGAVGGVIQSGYRQGFEAAKLLTQVLDNPAQPLPAVVSAESDIKLDYQSVVRWGLGAEQEASSVFFNKPADFTERYAREIKLFGSVLVAMTIIILLLSYYLQRIRRSESIARESQAILESVFDQSMQYMGILDQHGLLKSGNDRLQSLFNRQEIRVDRPLWHHKNWSEEARQLLASYFHSSHRQVATFEAEIWSKEHGAMVLEVSLKPFSQQVANQEQYLFEARDITSRKAMEDKLYHRESSLRNYYEQQPVMMVTLDSNNRVQEVNRFAQQLLGYQPLDMLGQYLCSFYCDEKALYPRQVLLQPQQVMNGVWRREIEYRHADGHSVWVRENIRPLRDSDQLLIVGEDITETKKLAKQLEYQARYDLLTDTYNRNYFELELQTALREVESHRRVHAMLYLDLDQLKVLNDTVGHDAGDAAIQFCASMLEEVLPYNAVLARMGGDEFAVLLKDCDEHGAINIAKQIITTLGEQIFRWEDTQLFMSCSVGVRIIDHTAETPQMVHAQADSACHAAKEQGRNRYNLFSLDNEELRHRQLEMQSVNLVHEALSSKRLELFAQRILNLSGEGSPLCFEILVRIRDAQGNYLSPGVFVPAAERYNIAHWIDKQVISQTLEWFEARPEVVEQLGRCAINLSGQSMGNQEFIDFLLARLQSSSIPCEKICLEITETAAMSNIDQALDFFTRVKALGCLIALDDFGSGLSSFGYLKKLPVDIVKIDGLFVRDVNVNEMDRVMVRSINDLAKQMGKVTVAEFVENDQVRACLVDLGVDYGQGYGIGHPKPLAELVNELQQLEPKSRKSSNLSPA, from the coding sequence GTGCCACTTTTTCTGTTTTTCATAGCGCTTATTTTCAGTGCTGTCGCTACGGCGCAAGAACAAAAAGTCCTCGTTGTTCACTCTTACCATCAAGGTTTTTTTTGGACCGACTCTATTCAACGTGGTTTCGCCCAACAACTTGAGGGGCACCCGCTTGATATCCGTATTCTGTATCTTGATTCTAAGCGCAGTCAGAGCCAGCAATTCTTCAATCAGCTGGAATCCCTTTATCGTACCAAACTGAGTGAAGAGCATTTCGACGCGATCGTCGTCAGTGATAACAACGCACTTTCTTTAATGCAGCGTCTGTCGGACGTGCTAGAAAATACTCCTGTCATTTTCAGTGGCATCAACAATTACGATCCCTCTTTGCATCGGGGATTGAAAGCCACAGGCGTGATTGAAGATGTCGACCTGCTTGCTAATCTTGCTCTTATCGAACGATTACACCCCAAGCACAAACAGATTCTTGTCGTCAGTGACCATTCGGTAACGGGATCGGCACTTCGTGCCCAGATCGAGAATTTTCTCGATAATAACCCCATATATCGCGACAAAGTTCGCCACTTCGTTCCTGACAGTGTTGAAACTCTAAAGCAAAAAGTGTCGAAAATGAACATCGATAACGTGGTGTTGTTCTGGACTTACTATCGAGATATCCATGGCAATATCGCGACCGATAAGGATTGGCGTGATATCAACCAAGCCTCCAATGCTCCTGTATTTATGGTGCATGATGTTGGACTAGGGCATGGCGCGGTTGGTGGCGTTATTCAAAGCGGTTACCGCCAAGGTTTTGAGGCGGCGAAGTTGCTGACGCAAGTCCTCGATAACCCAGCGCAGCCTTTGCCTGCGGTGGTGAGTGCAGAGTCGGACATCAAACTCGATTATCAATCGGTGGTGCGTTGGGGCTTAGGAGCAGAGCAAGAAGCTTCATCGGTGTTCTTCAATAAGCCGGCAGACTTTACTGAGCGGTACGCACGAGAAATTAAACTGTTTGGCAGTGTTTTGGTGGCGATGACCATCATTATTTTGCTGCTCAGCTACTATTTACAGCGAATTCGTCGCAGCGAGAGCATCGCCCGTGAAAGCCAAGCGATTTTAGAGTCGGTTTTTGATCAGAGTATGCAGTACATGGGTATTCTCGACCAACACGGTTTGCTCAAATCAGGTAACGATCGTCTGCAATCTTTATTTAATCGTCAGGAAATACGTGTCGATCGTCCACTTTGGCATCACAAAAACTGGAGTGAGGAAGCGCGCCAATTACTCGCCAGCTATTTTCACTCTAGTCATCGCCAAGTGGCCACTTTTGAGGCTGAAATCTGGAGCAAGGAACACGGTGCCATGGTGCTGGAAGTGTCTCTCAAACCGTTTTCACAACAAGTGGCGAACCAAGAGCAATATCTATTTGAAGCTCGCGATATCACCAGCCGTAAAGCGATGGAAGACAAGCTCTATCATCGCGAATCAAGTCTGCGTAATTACTATGAGCAGCAGCCTGTGATGATGGTGACGCTCGATAGCAATAACCGCGTGCAAGAGGTGAATCGTTTTGCGCAGCAGCTTTTAGGCTATCAACCGTTGGATATGCTAGGGCAATACTTATGTTCATTCTATTGTGATGAAAAAGCACTCTACCCGCGCCAAGTCTTGTTGCAGCCACAGCAGGTGATGAACGGGGTTTGGCGTCGAGAAATCGAATATCGTCACGCCGATGGTCATAGCGTATGGGTACGTGAAAACATTCGCCCATTACGAGATTCCGACCAATTGTTGATCGTTGGGGAAGACATCACTGAGACAAAGAAGCTCGCCAAGCAGCTCGAATATCAAGCGCGCTACGACTTACTGACCGATACCTACAATCGCAACTACTTCGAGCTAGAGCTGCAAACGGCGCTGAGAGAAGTAGAAAGCCACCGTCGAGTGCATGCGATGTTGTACCTCGATCTTGATCAACTCAAAGTACTCAACGACACCGTGGGCCACGATGCGGGTGATGCCGCGATCCAGTTCTGTGCCAGCATGTTAGAGGAAGTCTTGCCGTACAATGCGGTATTGGCGCGCATGGGCGGTGATGAATTTGCGGTGTTATTGAAAGACTGCGATGAGCACGGCGCGATTAACATTGCTAAGCAGATCATCACTACGTTGGGTGAGCAGATTTTCCGTTGGGAAGACACGCAACTGTTTATGAGCTGCTCGGTGGGCGTTCGCATCATCGACCATACGGCAGAAACGCCACAAATGGTCCATGCTCAGGCGGACTCGGCTTGCCATGCGGCTAAAGAGCAGGGGCGTAACCGCTATAACTTGTTTAGCTTGGACAACGAAGAGTTGCGACATCGCCAGCTGGAGATGCAAAGCGTTAATCTGGTGCATGAGGCGCTATCAAGTAAGCGTCTTGAACTGTTTGCTCAGCGTATTTTGAATTTGAGTGGGGAAGGTTCACCGTTGTGCTTTGAGATTTTAGTGCGTATTCGCGATGCTCAAGGCAATTACTTATCCCCCGGCGTCTTTGTCCCTGCCGCTGAGCGTTACAACATTGCTCACTGGATTGATAAACAAGTGATTAGCCAAACTTTAGAGTGGTTTGAAGCGCGTCCAGAAGTCGTGGAGCAGCTCGGTCGCTGTGCGATTAACTTGTCTGGTCAATCAATGGGTAACCAAGAGTTTATCGACTTCCTTCTAGCACGTTTGCAGTCGTCTTCGATTCCTTGTGAAAAAATCTGTTTAGAAATCACTGAAACGGCAGCGATGAGCAACATCGATCAAGCGCTCGACTTCTTCACTCGTGTTAAAGCGCTGGGATGCTTGATTGCGTTGGACGATTTTGGCTCCGGTTTATCGTCTTTTGGCTACTTAAAGAAACTTCCTGTCGATATCGTGAAAATTGATGGCCTTTTCGTGCGAGATGTCAACGTAAACGAGATGGATCGCGTGATGGTGCGGTCAATTAACGATTTAGCCAAGCAAATGGGTAAAGTCACGGTGGCAGAGTTTGTTGAGAATGACCAAGTTAGAGCGTGTTTGGTCGATCTTGGCGTCGACTATGGCCAAGGTTATGGCATCGGTCATCCTAAGCCTCTGGCTGAGCTAGTCAACGAACTCCAACAACTTGAGCCGAAGAGTAGAAAGTCATCTAACTTATCCCCAGCCTAG
- a CDS encoding 23S rRNA (adenine(2030)-N(6))-methyltransferase RlmJ produces MLSYRHSFHAGNHADVVKHIVQSLILDALKQKDKPFVYHDTHSGVGRYDLTHEWSEKTGEYKQGIARIWDNPNIPEDIASYIDSIKTLNNGEKLRYYPGSPRVARAQIRPQDRMVLTELHPADHPLLEQEFHRDRQVSIYKEDGFKRLKGSLPPQERRGLVLIDPPYELAKEYRDVVQAIFQSHKRWATGIYAIWYPVVNRCDIEDMIEGLEGLGIRKILQIELGVSPDTNERGMTASGMIVINPPWKLESQMKEILPFLQEAIAPATGHWKVDWIVPE; encoded by the coding sequence TTGTTAAGTTACCGCCACAGCTTCCACGCTGGCAACCATGCTGACGTGGTAAAACACATCGTTCAAAGCCTCATTCTTGATGCACTAAAGCAGAAAGATAAGCCGTTTGTTTATCACGATACCCACTCGGGTGTGGGACGCTACGATCTGACTCACGAATGGTCTGAGAAAACGGGCGAATACAAACAAGGCATCGCGCGCATTTGGGACAACCCAAACATTCCTGAAGACATCGCAAGCTACATCGATTCAATCAAAACGTTGAACAACGGTGAGAAGCTGCGTTACTACCCAGGCTCACCGCGCGTTGCACGTGCGCAAATCCGCCCGCAAGACCGTATGGTTCTGACTGAGCTGCACCCAGCCGATCACCCGCTACTAGAGCAAGAGTTCCACCGCGATCGCCAAGTGAGCATCTACAAAGAAGATGGCTTCAAGCGTCTGAAAGGCAGCCTGCCACCGCAAGAACGTCGTGGTTTGGTGCTGATTGACCCACCATACGAGCTAGCGAAAGAATACCGCGACGTCGTGCAAGCGATTTTCCAAAGCCACAAGCGTTGGGCAACTGGCATCTACGCGATTTGGTACCCAGTGGTAAACCGCTGTGATATCGAAGATATGATTGAAGGCTTGGAAGGACTGGGCATTCGCAAAATCCTGCAAATCGAATTGGGCGTCTCTCCAGACACCAACGAGCGTGGCATGACGGCATCAGGCATGATCGTGATTAACCCACCGTGGAAACTGGAAAGCCAGATGAAAGAAATTCTGCCATTCCTGCAAGAAGCGATCGCGCCAGCAACAGGTCACTGGAAAGTCGACTGGATCGTTCCAGAATAA
- a CDS encoding class I SAM-dependent methyltransferase, with the protein MQLQLICEDPSQQSHLDELAARWQLSHTDDSDFALVLTTERLELRKVDEPKLGAIFVDLIGGAVGHRRKFGGGKGQAIAKAAGLNKGATPTVLDGTAGLGRDAFVLASLGCKVQMVERHSVVAALLDDGLARAKHDPEIGTWVSERLSLIHASSHDALEQLAQDKDFIQPDVVYLDPMYPHPENKKKSALVKKEMRVFQSLVGADLDADGLLAPAMALASKRVVVKRPDYADWLDEQKPSMAIETKKNRFDVYVKAPMA; encoded by the coding sequence TTGCAACTGCAATTGATTTGTGAAGACCCTTCTCAACAGTCTCACCTTGATGAACTCGCTGCGCGTTGGCAGCTCTCTCACACTGACGACAGTGACTTTGCCCTAGTCCTAACGACTGAGCGCTTAGAGCTGCGTAAAGTGGACGAGCCAAAACTGGGTGCGATCTTTGTTGATTTGATTGGTGGTGCAGTCGGGCATCGTCGCAAGTTCGGCGGCGGTAAAGGTCAGGCGATTGCGAAAGCCGCGGGTTTGAACAAAGGCGCAACTCCAACCGTACTGGATGGCACAGCGGGTTTAGGGCGGGATGCGTTCGTATTGGCGTCGCTAGGCTGTAAAGTGCAAATGGTAGAGCGTCATTCGGTGGTCGCTGCATTGTTGGATGACGGCTTGGCACGTGCGAAACACGATCCAGAAATCGGGACTTGGGTATCAGAGCGCCTGTCTTTGATTCACGCTTCTAGCCATGATGCACTGGAGCAATTGGCGCAAGATAAAGACTTTATCCAGCCCGATGTGGTTTACCTCGATCCAATGTACCCGCACCCTGAAAACAAAAAGAAATCGGCATTAGTGAAGAAAGAGATGCGTGTCTTCCAATCTTTGGTTGGTGCAGATCTTGATGCAGATGGTTTGCTGGCTCCAGCAATGGCATTGGCGAGTAAGCGTGTAGTGGTCAAGCGCCCAGATTACGCAGACTGGCTTGATGAGCAAAAGCCAAGCATGGCAATCGAAACCAAAAAGAACCGTTTCGATGTGTATGTGAAGGCACCAATGGCGTAA
- the prlC gene encoding oligopeptidase A: protein MSNPLLTFTDLPPFSQIKPEHIKPAVEQAIADCRVKIDEVLKDNANPSWTSVIAPIEEADDRLSRIWSPVGHMNSVLNSEELREAYESCLPILSEYGTWVGQHKGLYEAYKAIKASEEYATLTRAQQKTISDSLRDFELSGIGLPSDEQHRYGEISKRMSELSSKFSNNVLDATMGWTKHVADEKDLAGMPESALAAAKAAAEAKELDGYLITLDIPSYLPVMTYCDNQDLRKEVYEAYVTRASDRGPNAGKWDNSEIITEQLKLRHEISRMLGFNTYSEKSLATKMAENPAQVLGFLNDLATKAKPQGEREIEELRQFANAEFGVSELNVWDIAYYSEKQKQHLFQISDEELRPYFPESKAVSGLFEVLNRVFGMTVTEREGVDTWHESVRFFDIFDGEGTLRGSFYLDLYAREHKRGGAWMDDCRGRRVTLSGELQTPVAYLTCNFNRPVGDKPALFTHDEVVTLFHEFGHGIHHMLTQVETGAVSGINGVPWDAVELPSQFLENWCWEEDALAFISGHYETGEPLPKAMLDKMLAAKNFQSAMGILRQLEFGLFDFTLHTEYDPEVGARVLETLAEVKEKVAVVPAVEWARFSHSFGHIFAGGYSAGYYSYLWAEVLSSDAFSRFEEEGIFNKETGLSFLNNILEMGGSEEPMELFKRFRGREPEIDALLRHSGIAA from the coding sequence ATGTCTAATCCACTTCTTACGTTTACGGATCTTCCTCCGTTTTCGCAAATCAAACCAGAACACATTAAACCTGCAGTGGAGCAGGCGATTGCGGATTGTCGTGTCAAGATTGACGAGGTACTAAAAGACAACGCAAACCCAAGCTGGACCAGTGTGATCGCGCCTATTGAAGAAGCGGATGACCGCTTGAGCCGCATTTGGTCACCAGTGGGTCACATGAACTCAGTACTAAACAGCGAAGAACTTCGCGAAGCTTACGAAAGCTGCCTACCAATCCTGTCTGAGTACGGTACTTGGGTTGGCCAGCACAAAGGTCTTTACGAAGCGTACAAAGCGATCAAAGCAAGCGAAGAGTACGCGACGCTGACGCGTGCACAGCAAAAGACCATTTCGGATTCACTACGCGACTTCGAGCTTTCGGGCATCGGTCTACCATCAGATGAGCAACATCGCTACGGCGAAATCAGCAAGCGCATGTCTGAGCTGAGCTCAAAATTCTCTAACAATGTGCTGGATGCAACCATGGGTTGGACGAAGCACGTTGCCGACGAAAAAGACCTAGCGGGTATGCCAGAATCTGCACTTGCAGCAGCAAAAGCGGCAGCAGAAGCAAAAGAGCTGGATGGCTACCTAATCACGCTAGATATCCCGTCTTACCTACCGGTGATGACGTACTGTGATAACCAAGACCTACGTAAAGAAGTGTACGAAGCGTACGTAACGCGTGCTTCTGACCGTGGTCCAAATGCAGGCAAATGGGACAACTCAGAAATCATCACTGAGCAGCTAAAACTGCGTCATGAAATCTCTCGCATGTTGGGTTTCAACACTTACAGTGAGAAATCTCTGGCAACTAAAATGGCAGAGAATCCAGCGCAAGTTCTTGGCTTCTTGAACGATTTGGCAACCAAAGCGAAACCACAAGGTGAGCGCGAAATCGAAGAGCTACGCCAGTTTGCTAACGCAGAATTTGGTGTTAGCGAGCTAAATGTCTGGGACATTGCGTACTACAGCGAGAAGCAAAAGCAGCACTTATTCCAAATTTCGGATGAAGAACTTCGTCCTTACTTCCCTGAATCAAAAGCAGTAAGTGGTCTGTTTGAAGTACTAAACCGCGTGTTTGGTATGACAGTGACAGAGCGTGAAGGCGTGGATACTTGGCACGAATCAGTGCGTTTCTTTGATATCTTCGATGGCGAAGGCACACTGCGCGGCAGCTTCTACCTAGATCTATACGCACGTGAACACAAACGTGGCGGTGCGTGGATGGACGATTGCCGTGGTCGTCGCGTAACGCTATCAGGCGAGCTACAAACACCAGTTGCTTACCTAACGTGTAACTTCAACCGTCCTGTGGGCGACAAGCCTGCACTGTTTACGCACGATGAAGTCGTGACTCTGTTCCACGAGTTTGGTCATGGTATCCACCACATGTTGACGCAAGTAGAAACAGGCGCGGTATCGGGCATCAACGGTGTGCCTTGGGATGCGGTTGAGCTACCAAGTCAGTTCCTAGAAAATTGGTGCTGGGAAGAAGACGCGCTGGCGTTTATTTCTGGTCACTACGAGACTGGTGAGCCGCTACCAAAAGCGATGCTAGACAAAATGCTAGCAGCGAAGAACTTCCAGTCGGCGATGGGCATTCTACGTCAGCTAGAGTTCGGCTTGTTCGATTTCACTCTGCACACAGAATATGACCCAGAAGTGGGTGCTCGTGTACTTGAAACCTTGGCAGAAGTGAAAGAGAAAGTGGCAGTTGTACCAGCGGTTGAGTGGGCGCGTTTCTCACACAGCTTTGGTCACATCTTCGCTGGTGGTTATAGCGCAGGTTACTACAGCTACCTATGGGCAGAGGTGTTGTCTTCTGATGCGTTCTCTCGCTTTGAAGAAGAAGGCATCTTCAACAAAGAAACCGGTCTGAGTTTCTTGAACAACATCCTAGAAATGGGTGGCAGTGAAGAACCAATGGAGCTGTTTAAGCGCTTCCGTGGTCGTGAGCCAGAAATCGATGCGCTACTGCGCCATTCTGGTATCGCAGCGTAA